One genomic region from Candidatus Aminicenantes bacterium encodes:
- a CDS encoding anaerobic ribonucleoside-triphosphate reductase activating protein — translation MKKSRVKICGFIGTTLIDYPGRVAAALFVAGCNFRCPFCHNPSLVVRTADCEAIPQETVFAELERRAGFLDGVAVSGGEPLIQPDILELLQKLRSTGLAVKVDTNGARPDVLKEALHRNLVDFISMDLKAAKENYNRAAGVVVDPDLIDQSIDLIIHGGPAHEFRTTMVPGIVAPEDLPAITARIEGAARFVLQQFRPDVTLDALMKAVKPYAASVLHDAARAARGHFAQVDIRGA, via the coding sequence CTGAAAAAGAGCCGGGTGAAGATCTGCGGGTTTATCGGCACCACCCTGATCGATTACCCCGGCCGGGTGGCGGCCGCCCTGTTCGTGGCCGGATGCAACTTTCGTTGCCCTTTTTGCCACAACCCTTCACTGGTGGTGCGGACCGCTGATTGCGAAGCGATCCCACAAGAAACGGTGTTTGCCGAACTGGAGCGGCGAGCCGGATTTCTGGACGGGGTGGCGGTTTCCGGCGGCGAACCCCTGATTCAGCCGGACATCCTGGAGCTCTTGCAAAAACTTCGTTCAACCGGCCTGGCGGTAAAAGTGGACACCAACGGCGCGCGCCCCGATGTGCTCAAAGAAGCGTTGCACCGGAACCTGGTGGATTTTATCTCCATGGACCTGAAAGCCGCGAAGGAAAATTACAACCGCGCGGCCGGAGTCGTGGTAGACCCGGACCTGATCGATCAATCGATCGATTTGATTATCCACGGCGGTCCGGCGCACGAGTTTCGCACCACCATGGTACCCGGCATCGTGGCTCCCGAAGACCTGCCGGCCATCACGGCGCGCATCGAGGGCGCCGCGCGTTTTGTCCTGCAGCAGTTTCGTCCAGACGTCACCCTGGATGCGCTCATGAAAGCGGTAAAACCGTACGCGGCGTCGGTCCTGCATGATGCCGCCCGCGCGGCCCGCGGCCATTTCGCCCAGGTCGATATCCGCGGAGCCTGA
- a CDS encoding ribonucleoside triphosphate reductase produces the protein MSIQKRDGRYAPFDKEKIGRAIAKAFRAVGRKDRQQVSRLTDAVVAVLEERFFQSRLVPNVEEIQDIVERVLIDEQQAEAAKAYILYREKRAEMRDIRQNFLDGIKVIDEYLNMRDWRIKENSNMSYSLQGLNLHVSSKLVAKYWLRKLYPLDIRMAHEEGDLHIHDLGVLGPYCVGWDLEDLLSVGFTGARGKVESLPAKHFRTALGQVVNFFYTLQGEAAGAQAFSNFDTLLAPFVRYDQLDYAEVKQSIQEFIFNLNVPTRVGFQTPFTNLTMDLVPPVTLRDKPVVVGGKTREETYGDFQAEMNLINRAFAEVMMAGDARGRIFTFPIPTYNIADDFDWEDDDLEPLWRMTARYGIPYFANFVNSDMKPEDARSMCCRLRLDNRELWKRGGGLFGANPLTGSIGVVTVNLPRIGYRADDKETFFNLLERQINLAVEALEIKRKNIERFTDSGLYPFTRFYLRSLKARTDEFWKFHFSTIGIVGMNECVRNFLGSDLVDENARTFALEVLDFMREKIQEIQEETGNMYNLEATPAEGASYRLARADRERYPDLVSSGKNEPYYTNSVHPPVSAFSDVFELLDHQDELQGKFTGGTVVHLFFGEQIRDWKVVRALTRKITRRFHLPYFSFTPTFSVSPTSGYIAGIHHFDPSAQRREDLEEHGVEIFVDKEVLSKLHPDSYLVMEETGKETDNASTSASARNNGGDHDRERNTTAN, from the coding sequence TGGAAGAGATCCAGGATATCGTGGAACGGGTGTTGATCGATGAGCAACAGGCGGAAGCGGCGAAAGCCTACATCCTGTATCGCGAAAAACGCGCGGAAATGCGCGACATCCGCCAGAACTTCCTGGACGGCATCAAGGTGATCGATGAGTACTTGAACATGCGTGACTGGCGCATCAAAGAAAACTCCAACATGTCTTATTCCCTACAGGGGTTGAACCTGCACGTGTCGTCCAAGCTGGTGGCCAAGTACTGGCTGCGCAAGTTGTATCCCCTGGATATCCGCATGGCCCACGAAGAGGGCGACCTGCATATTCATGACCTGGGCGTGCTCGGGCCGTATTGCGTGGGTTGGGACCTGGAAGACCTCTTAAGTGTGGGTTTTACCGGCGCGCGGGGCAAGGTGGAGTCGTTGCCGGCGAAACATTTTCGCACCGCCCTGGGCCAGGTGGTAAACTTTTTTTACACGCTACAGGGCGAAGCCGCGGGCGCGCAGGCTTTTTCCAATTTCGACACCCTACTGGCCCCGTTCGTGCGTTATGACCAACTCGATTACGCCGAGGTCAAGCAGTCGATCCAGGAATTTATCTTTAACCTGAACGTACCCACGCGGGTGGGATTTCAGACCCCGTTCACCAACCTGACCATGGACCTGGTACCCCCGGTCACCCTGCGGGACAAACCGGTGGTGGTGGGGGGTAAAACCCGCGAAGAAACATACGGCGATTTCCAGGCCGAGATGAACCTGATCAACCGCGCGTTCGCCGAGGTGATGATGGCGGGGGACGCCAGGGGCAGGATCTTCACTTTTCCCATTCCCACCTACAACATTGCTGATGATTTTGACTGGGAGGACGATGACCTTGAGCCCTTGTGGCGCATGACCGCCAGGTACGGCATCCCCTATTTCGCCAATTTCGTTAATTCCGATATGAAGCCGGAAGACGCCCGCTCGATGTGCTGCCGCCTGCGGCTGGATAACCGCGAGTTGTGGAAGCGCGGCGGCGGTTTGTTCGGCGCCAATCCCCTGACCGGATCTATCGGCGTGGTCACGGTGAACCTGCCGCGCATCGGATACCGCGCCGATGACAAGGAAACCTTTTTCAACCTGTTGGAGCGTCAGATCAACCTGGCCGTGGAAGCATTGGAGATCAAGCGCAAAAACATCGAGCGCTTTACTGATTCCGGCCTCTATCCCTTTACCCGTTTTTACTTGCGCTCCTTGAAAGCACGCACCGATGAGTTCTGGAAATTCCATTTTTCCACAATCGGCATTGTGGGCATGAACGAATGCGTGCGGAACTTCCTGGGTAGTGACCTGGTGGATGAAAACGCGCGGACCTTCGCCCTGGAAGTGCTGGACTTCATGCGTGAAAAGATCCAGGAGATCCAGGAAGAAACCGGCAACATGTACAACCTGGAGGCCACGCCCGCGGAAGGGGCATCGTATCGACTGGCGCGGGCGGACCGGGAACGCTATCCCGACCTGGTCAGCAGCGGCAAAAACGAGCCTTATTATACCAATTCGGTGCATCCGCCGGTGTCGGCGTTTTCCGACGTGTTTGAACTGCTGGACCACCAGGATGAATTGCAGGGCAAATTCACCGGAGGGACCGTGGTGCACCTGTTTTTCGGAGAGCAGATTCGCGACTGGAAAGTGGTGCGCGCCCTGACCCGCAAGATCACCCGGCGCTTTCACCTGCCCTATTTTTCATTTACGCCCACTTTTTCGGTTTCGCCGACTTCGGGCTACATCGCCGGCATCCACCATTTCGATCCCAGCGCGCAGCGCCGTGAAGACCTGGAAGAGCACGGCGTGGAAATCTTCGTGGACAAAGAGGTGCTTTCAAAGTTGCACCCGGATTCCTACCTGGTAATGGAAGAAACAGGCAAAGAGACCGACAACGCATCCACGTCGGCATCGGCCCGCAACAACGGAGGAGATCATGATAGAGAAAGAAACACAACCGCGAACTGA
- a CDS encoding glutamate--tRNA ligase, which yields MSMADSVRVRFAPSPTGYMHVGGARTALFNFLFARRHGGCFLLRIEDTDRTRFQQEAMDEIYSSLEWLGLDWDEGPGREGDVGPYVQSERAELYQAHARKLLDSANAYPCFCTPERLAAMRLEQERARLPGAGGYDRHCRNLDPVEAAKKMAAGEAHVVRLKVPNNRVVVFRDEIRGEIATRGELLDDLVLLKSDGLPTYHLANVVDDHFMGITHVLRGDEWISSTPRHILIYEAFGWSLPVFAHLPVILAPGGGKLSKRHGAASVTDYRNAGFLPEALVNFLALLGWSPGEDREIMSRAEMIATFELARVSAKASVFDERKLEWMNGQYLARRDPQTLLDPVTEIWKNKGWLSGDAAGDPDYLLAVIQLLQPRSRKITELVEQAEYFFCDPREYEVKPARKHFRVEAAPRLQRLLSELESQKTFSAVELEDLYRRLAEEMEMSAGKLIHPTRLALSGVGHGPGLFELMETLGRETTLRRLRAALDWISKREESPEAEPPGAAGKGDGQ from the coding sequence ATGAGTATGGCTGATTCCGTTCGAGTTCGTTTCGCGCCTTCACCCACGGGTTACATGCACGTGGGCGGCGCCCGCACCGCCTTGTTCAACTTTCTTTTCGCCCGCCGTCACGGGGGCTGCTTTCTGTTGCGCATCGAGGATACGGACCGCACCCGTTTCCAGCAAGAGGCCATGGATGAGATTTATTCCAGCCTGGAGTGGCTGGGCCTGGACTGGGATGAAGGCCCGGGCCGCGAAGGCGATGTCGGCCCCTATGTGCAGTCCGAACGCGCGGAGCTGTACCAGGCACATGCCCGCAAATTGCTGGATTCCGCAAACGCCTACCCGTGTTTCTGCACGCCCGAGCGGCTGGCCGCCATGCGCCTGGAGCAGGAACGCGCCAGGCTGCCCGGGGCCGGCGGGTATGACCGGCATTGCCGCAACCTTGATCCCGTAGAAGCGGCAAAAAAAATGGCCGCGGGCGAGGCCCATGTAGTGCGTCTGAAAGTTCCAAACAACCGCGTGGTGGTTTTCCGGGACGAAATCCGGGGCGAAATCGCCACCCGCGGCGAGCTCCTTGATGACCTGGTTCTGCTGAAATCCGACGGTTTGCCCACTTATCACCTGGCCAATGTGGTTGATGACCACTTTATGGGCATTACCCACGTGCTGCGAGGCGATGAGTGGATCTCTTCCACTCCGCGCCATATCTTGATTTACGAGGCGTTCGGCTGGTCACTGCCGGTGTTCGCCCATTTGCCGGTAATCCTGGCCCCGGGAGGCGGCAAGCTTTCCAAGCGCCACGGGGCGGCCTCGGTGACCGATTACCGCAACGCGGGATTTTTGCCCGAAGCCCTGGTGAACTTTCTGGCCCTGCTGGGCTGGTCCCCGGGAGAAGACCGCGAGATCATGAGCCGCGCAGAGATGATCGCGACTTTTGAGTTGGCGCGCGTATCGGCCAAGGCCTCGGTGTTTGATGAGCGGAAGCTGGAATGGATGAACGGGCAATACCTGGCGCGGCGCGACCCGCAAACCCTGCTGGATCCGGTGACGGAGATCTGGAAAAACAAGGGCTGGTTGAGCGGCGATGCGGCAGGCGATCCGGACTACCTCCTGGCGGTGATTCAGTTGCTGCAGCCGCGCAGCCGCAAAATCACGGAGCTGGTGGAACAGGCGGAGTATTTTTTTTGCGACCCGCGTGAATACGAGGTCAAACCCGCGCGCAAGCATTTCCGCGTGGAAGCCGCGCCGCGACTGCAGCGCCTGTTGAGCGAGCTGGAGTCGCAAAAAACGTTTTCCGCGGTGGAGCTGGAAGACCTGTATCGTCGCCTGGCCGAAGAAATGGAGATGTCCGCGGGCAAGTTGATCCATCCCACCCGGCTTGCGCTCAGTGGGGTCGGCCATGGCCCGGGATTGTTTGAGCTGATGGAAACCCTGGGCAGGGAGACGACATTGAGGCGCCTGCGCGCGGCGCTGGACTGGATTTCAAAGCGGGAAGAGAGCCCGGAGGCGGAACCTCCGGGTGCCGCGGGCAAAGGAGACGGGCAATGA